The following coding sequences are from one Nicotiana tomentosiformis chromosome 3, ASM39032v3, whole genome shotgun sequence window:
- the LOC138907390 gene encoding uncharacterized protein — MPPYEALYGRKCRTPLCWNEVGERKLVGPEIVQQTEDKVKIIKDRLKISSDRQKSYADLKRLLERVGPVAYKLALPPELDKIYSVFHVSMHRRYRSDPSHVLPIESIEVNPDLTYREEPIQILARELKELRIKNIPFVKVLWKNHSCEEATWEREEDMRIQYPHLFRD; from the exons ATGCCTCCTTAtgaagctttgtatgggagaAAATGCAGAACGCCTCTTTGTTGGAATGAGGTTGGTGAAAGAAAATTGGTGGGTCCTGAGATTGTTCAACAAACTGAAGATAAGGTAAAAATCATcaaggatcgcttaaaaatttccTCAGACAGACAAAAGTCTTATGCTGATCTTAAGAGGC tgcttgagagagttggcCCAGTTGCTTATAAACTAGCTCTTCCACCAGAGTTAGATAAGATCTACAGCgtcttccatgtttctatgcaTAGAAGATACCGCTCAGATCCATCTCATGTTCTTCCTATTGAATCTATAGAGGTCAATCCTGATTTGACATATAGAGAAGAACCAATCCAAATCTTAGCGCGTGAGTTAAAGGAGCTTAGAATCAAGAACATCCCCTTTGTGAAAGTTCTTTGGAAAAATCATTCTtgcgaagaagctacttgggagagaGAAGAGGATATGCGAATTCAATATCCACATTTGTTTAGGGACTAG